A single window of Gossypium hirsutum isolate 1008001.06 chromosome A10, Gossypium_hirsutum_v2.1, whole genome shotgun sequence DNA harbors:
- the LOC107897731 gene encoding long-chain-alcohol oxidase FAO1, giving the protein MEGKCKEQPWLNGEKKEPKYSHGFCSAEIQTLASVAEVFFPSLPPDSGFQGKDTQPSKAVQSFLKASASQPPFPDEVAELLGKRAFIESVIVVRIVLMLLWTRVGSLLLCGRQCLGKEWPIINDFGSMGLEKREKVMQNWLKHGFLFTPIRAAFIYLKVFCLFVYFSRVGEDGDNPAWEAIGYNVDKVEDQPQARKERPLQKGMIETVHEKDSTLYRSLSQKGLLVTEDTQQNVYRIKCDAVIIGSGCGGGVAAAMLAGSGLKVVVVEKGNYFTSTDYSPFEGPSMDKLYESGGILPSLDGQLLILAGSTVGGGSAVNWSACIKTPKSVLKEWAEDCKIPLFGSNEYVSAMETVCERIGVTHDCKEEGFQNQVLRKGCENLGVKVEKVPRNSSKSHYCGSCGFGCRRGDKKGTDRTWLVDAVNNNAVIITRCKAERFILERNNVGSVRKLKCLGVIAKPSNQNITKELHIEAKVTISACGALLTPLLMHSSGLKNRNIGQNLHLHPVLMAWGYFPDSDSKFKGKAYEGGIITSVHKVVGNDNKVQAIIETPSLGPAQYSAVCPWVSGLDMKARMLKFSRTAHMITIIRDQGSGKVHAGGRVTYKFEEVDRQNLRAGLRQSLRILVAAGAVEVGTHRSDGQRIRCKGISNEELDEFLDSVSMLTSPLCTGENWVVHTTAHQMGSCRMGINEKEGAVDENGESWEAEGLFVCDASILPSAVGVNPMITVQSTAYCLSKKIAESLRQQK; this is encoded by the exons ATGGAAGGAAAGTGTAAGGAGCAACCATGGTTGAATGGAGAGAAAAAAGAGCCAAAATACAGCCATGGGTTTTGTTCAGCCGAGATACAGACGCTGGCCAGCGTTGCCGAAGTGTTTTTCCCTTCTTTACCACCGGATTCTGGCTTTCAAGGAAAGGACACCCAGCCAAGCAAGGCTGTTCAATCCTTCCTAAAAGCTTCTGCCTCTCAACCCCCTTTCCCCGACGAG GTAGCAGAATTGCTGGGGAAAAGAGCATTCATTGAAAGTGTGATAGTGGTGAGAATTGTATTAATGTTACTGTGGACGAGGGTAGGAAGCTTGTTGCTATGTGGAAGGCAGTGTTTGGGGAAGGAATGGCCGATTATAAATGACTTTGGAAGCATGGGATTGGAGAAGAGAGAGAAAGTAATGCAAAATTGGTTAAAGCACGGGTTTCTATTTACTCCCATAAGGGCTGCTTTCATCTACTTGAAAGTCTTCTGCCTTTTCGTTTACTTCTCTCGG GTAGGAGAAGATGGTGATAATCCAGCATGGGAAGCTATTGGATATAATGTAGACAAAGTTGAGGATCAGCCGCAAGCAAGAAAGGAAAGGCCTCTTCAAAAGGGAATGATTGAGACTGTGCATGAAAAAGACTCCACTCTTTATCGTTCTCTATCACAGAAAGGCCTTCTTGTTACTGAAGATACCCAACAAAATGTTTACAGGATCAAATGCGATGCCGTAATAATTGGTTCCGGTTGTGGTGGCGGTGTTGCAGCCGCAATGCTGGCCGGTTCTGGCCTTAAAGTCGTCGTTGTAGAGAAGGGGAACTACTTCACTTCAACCGACTATTCACCTTTCGAAGGTCCCTCCATGGATAAACTATACGAATCTGGAGGAATCCTTCCGAGTTTGGACGGACAGCTGCTGATTCTTGCAGGGTCTACAGTTGGTGGTGGCTCGGCTGTGAATTGGTCGGCCTGTATAAAAACGCCGAAATCTGTACTTAAAGAATGGGCTGAGGACTGTAAAATACCTCTTTTTGGAAGCAATGAATATGTTTCAGCAATGGAAACTGTTTGTGAAAGAATTGGCGTCACACATGATTGTAAAGAGGAAGGATTTCAGAATCAAGTGCTTCGAAAAGGGTGTGAAAATCTTGGTGTAAAAGTCGAGAAAGTGCCGCGGAATTCCTCCAAGAGCCATTATTGTGGATCGTGTGGTTTCGGTTGCAGAAGAGGAGACAAGAAAGGGACCGATCGAACTTGGCTAGTCGATGCCGTGAACAACAATGCAGTGATTATAACACGGTGCAAAGCCGAGAGATTCATATTAGAACGAAACAATGTAGGCAGTGTAAGGAAACTGAAGTGCTTGGGAGTCATTGCAAAGCCTTCAAATCAAAACATCACAAAGGAACTTCATATAGAAGCCAAAGTAACAATATCAGCATGTGGGGCACTTTTGACACCTCTTTTAATGCATTCTAGTGGGCTGAAGAATCGAAACATCGGTCAAAACCTTCATCTTCATCCGGTCCTAATGGCGTGGGGTTACTTTCCCGACTCCGATTCCAAGTTCAAAGGGAAAGCTTATGAGGGTGGAATAATAACATCAGTACATAAGGTGGTAGGAAATGACAACAAAGTGCAAGCCATCATTGAAACTCCTTCATTGGGGCCTGCACAATACTCTGCAGTATGCCCTTGGGTGTCTGGTCTTGACATGAAAGCAAGGATGCTAAAATTTTCCAGAACTGCTCATATGATAACAATAATAAGGGATCAGGGATCCGGAAAAGTACATGCTGGAGGACGAGTAACCTACAAGTTCGAAGAGGTAGACCGACAAAACTTACGAGCCGGTTTGCGACAGTCATTGAGGATATTAGTAGCAGCCGGGGCAGTCGAGGTGGGTACTCATCGTAGTGACGGGCAGAGAATAAGATGTAAAGGGATAAGCAATGAGGAGTTAGATGAGTTTTTGGACTCGGTTTCTATGTTAACAAGCCCGTTGTGTACCGGGGAAAACTGGGTGGTGCACACCACTGCTCACCAGATGGGAAGCTGTAGGATGGGGATAAATGAAAAGGAAGGTGCAGTTGATGAAAATGGAGAGAGTTGGGAAGCTGAAGGATTGTTTGTTTGTGATGCAAGTATTTTGCCAAGTGCTGTTGGTGTAAATCCAATGATCACTGTCCAGTCCACTGCTTATTGTCTGTCAAAGAAGATTGCAGAGTCTTTAAGACAACAAAAATAG